From Candidatus Pedobacter colombiensis, one genomic window encodes:
- a CDS encoding TlpA disulfide reductase family protein — translation MKSIIITTILSISALSGFTQSKNGLTDDLLKDKEQVLARYIPMANGDYLHKLYVTPSTEVLGKLEEFKAAMKVKADAETDIAVKSLMLKDVDFYARQVLSRYVGVYGMDSVGMENLMKLLTEKKGAPDFHKLIDSAQKKAFVKRMEPEERSKLKKMIDDGANLNDEALFKRSAAYRTWLDSRITDLRNTKYKADTTLGYEGNNVVKLKVIENELSAGFVKDYLTYQTTGTIIKMVRNVSAKEDAYRNFMAKATNPVYKKEIEEVYANYKMMVGNSLSPDFNYTDVNGKQIALKSLRGKYVYIDVWATWCGPCKAEIPFLTKVEDDYHGKNIHFVSLSVDRIADKAKWISYVKDNKLQGIQLMADKDFSSDFVKKFNINSIPRFILIDPAGKIVSGDAKRPSDPELRKQLDRLLK, via the coding sequence ATGAAATCAATTATTATTACCACCATATTAAGTATATCTGCGCTTTCAGGTTTTACGCAAAGTAAAAATGGACTAACGGATGATCTGTTAAAAGATAAAGAGCAGGTTTTAGCCAGATATATACCAATGGCGAATGGCGATTATCTGCATAAATTGTATGTGACGCCATCTACAGAAGTGCTCGGGAAGCTGGAGGAGTTTAAAGCGGCTATGAAGGTTAAGGCAGATGCGGAAACGGATATTGCTGTTAAATCACTGATGCTAAAAGATGTTGATTTTTATGCCCGTCAGGTTCTTAGCAGATATGTCGGAGTATATGGTATGGACTCTGTTGGGATGGAGAATCTGATGAAGCTCCTGACAGAAAAAAAAGGTGCTCCGGATTTTCATAAATTAATAGATTCTGCCCAGAAAAAAGCTTTTGTGAAGCGTATGGAACCGGAAGAAAGAAGTAAGTTAAAGAAAATGATTGATGATGGGGCCAATTTGAATGACGAAGCCTTGTTTAAGAGATCTGCTGCTTATAGAACCTGGTTGGATAGCAGGATTACGGATTTGAGAAATACCAAATACAAAGCAGATACTACATTGGGCTATGAAGGCAATAATGTAGTAAAGCTCAAAGTGATAGAGAATGAACTTTCTGCAGGTTTTGTAAAGGATTATCTGACCTATCAGACAACGGGTACTATCATTAAAATGGTAAGAAATGTTTCAGCTAAAGAAGATGCTTACCGGAATTTCATGGCCAAAGCTACTAATCCTGTGTATAAAAAGGAGATAGAAGAAGTATACGCAAATTATAAAATGATGGTTGGAAATTCACTTTCACCGGATTTTAATTATACTGATGTAAATGGAAAGCAGATTGCTTTAAAATCATTACGTGGTAAGTACGTTTACATTGATGTGTGGGCTACCTGGTGTGGACCTTGCAAAGCCGAGATACCCTTCTTAACTAAAGTAGAAGATGATTATCATGGTAAAAATATCCATTTTGTAAGTCTTTCTGTTGACCGTATTGCCGACAAAGCCAAATGGATTAGTTATGTAAAGGACAATAAGCTGCAAGGAATTCAGCTAATGGCCGATAAGGATTTTAGTTCTGATTTTGTGAAAAAGTTTAACATTAATTCTATTCCAAGGTTTATTTTGATCGATCCGGCGGGAAAAATCGTTTCTGGCGACGCAAAGAGACCTTCCGATCCTGAGCTACGAAAACAGCTTGATAGGCTATTGAAATAG